The following are encoded in a window of Hypanus sabinus isolate sHypSab1 unplaced genomic scaffold, sHypSab1.hap1 scaffold_771, whole genome shotgun sequence genomic DNA:
- the LOC132390107 gene encoding zinc-binding protein A33-like, with translation MASKRKAESWTEEVFCSICLDFFTVPVILECGHNFCRSCITQCWEREQRNSCPECREVIADRTLRVNRALANLAEKARNLNLNRKGKESKLHCEEHEEELKLFCETDKTLICVICAVAQKHREHRFVTIKEAVKIYKDQLKSSLDSLTKKKSDFQEKEQQQKEKISGVREQSHSLQSHITSQFADLHQIITEKEQSLLRDLREEEKRILNTMEQNFLKIQENIRFIQEEITKLKEQMDRKDGVIFLKEEARRNRRISYDLQELSVTDEALPVEKFDHLYLLNTVLRETLDAINRVSVTLDVETANPCLEVSEDRKSVRCTGTRRNLPDTGKRFTYWACVLGSEGFTSGRHYWEVEVTGNRVWCLGVAAESVERKGWFSLSPETGFWVIGRNGDVLHRDYDVFRVLPSPESRLAAGPIPGRVGVYLSYESGTVSFYNAETKSHLHTFTGNQFTGKLYPLFRTRDGKQCLRICSGSAPGL, from the exons atggcttcgaaaagAAAGGCCGAGAGTTGGACCGAGGAGGTATTTTGTTccatctgcctggatttcttcaccgttCCGGTTATtctggagtgtggacacaacttctgtcgctcttgtatcacacagtgttgggaaagggagcagagaaactcctgcccggaatgtagagaggtgattgctgaccgcaccctcagggtgaatcgggccttagcaaatctggctgaaaaagctcgaaatctaaacctgaatcggaaagggaaggaaagtaaacttcactgcgaggaacatgaggaagaactgaagctgttttgtgaaacggacaagacactgatctgtgtgatcTGTGCAGTTGCGCAGAAACACAGAGAACACCGCTTCGTGAcgattaaagaagctgttaaaatctaCAAG gatcagctaaaatcttccttagactctctcacaaaaaagaaatcagacttccaggaaaaggagcagcaacagaaagagaagatttccggagttcgg gaacagtcacacagccttcagtcccacatcacatcccagtttgctgacctgcaccagattatcactgagaaagagcagagcttactcagggatctcagggaagaagagaagaggattctTAACACAATGGAGCAAAATTTTCTTAAGATTCAAGAGAATATAAGGtttattcaggaggaaatcactaagttaaaggaacagatggatcgTAAAGACGGTGTGATATTTCTGAAG gaggaagctcgtcggaaCAGAAG aATCAGTTACGATCtccaggaattgtcagtgacagatgaggccctaccggttgaaaaattcgatcacctctatttgttgaacacagtgttgagagaaacgcttgatgctattaatcgag tctctgtcaccctggatgtggaaacggcgaatccgtgtctcgaggtgtctgaggatcggaagagtgtgagatgtACCGGGACCCGCaggaatctccctgacaccgggaagagattcacatactgggcttgtgtgctgggatcggagggattcacatcggggagacattactgggaggtggaggtgacggggaatcgggtctggtgtctgggagtcgccgcagagtctgtggagaggaagggatggttcagtctgagtccggagaccggattctgggtcatcgGGCGGAATGGTGACGTGTTACATCGGGATTATGAcgtgttccgtgttctcccctcccccgagtcccgtctcgctgccggtcccatccccgggagggtgggagtttatctcagttacgagtccgggacagtttcattttacaacgcggagaccaagtcccatctccacaccttcactgggaatcaATTCACCGGGAAACTTTATCCTCTCTTCCGGACTCGGGATGGAAAACAGTGcctgagaatctgctccggttccgctccgggtctgtaa